In Scatophagus argus isolate fScaArg1 chromosome 14, fScaArg1.pri, whole genome shotgun sequence, the following proteins share a genomic window:
- the LOC124070357 gene encoding cilia- and flagella-associated protein 54-like isoform X2 translates to MIWSVSLCVSLCQGVEGQSFRRAEVELALFVSFNSLQSSQRSRAREDNMIEAGKHKCSLSMSDEFIGLVDTLHKSICSSVPDLQPDVDLVLDVVLFLWGKIKVAMQWDQLQTLEFTHYLEKVDNCSKWLWCLYMLCEVAFACDLATVDCIMTAEMVHTLAMLLEGAAEHCHQTQYPDSDDVKPISFSLLESSCTELLQKLCEVVERALEALAKGVATLLPQDCSAVTDTAFMQKFNPPPLPTPSVSSLTSLGEENEEDELSKKAKEEVHTKAESDIKGSQHTQSTRVYLLAIDLYVELDIIHHRASLKLLQLNEVTESELLDRIKKNKVSKALFLMQKALLGFNSTEPNNSNNQTKSLLEEASTLIQRAGVEERKLHFSMCKTPAESKDKGMGEEEENPPPAPILLSRTAHSFTFAPAPYNLEGQVCWYQLCGRAAEHINWKVRLGDCSLPGTGNMVPAVSDECVLRVEGLEPNQKYVFALAAYNSQGKLLGNTIGGTTFPLLASMPVPLLSTWAHLAQVAFQTKQYAIAKKACKELRSHYTYPGPMSHSTQERLANIGLRVQTLQHSSPLLCQLFLTSIFIETEINIQQGSLYCDSFSDSGPFIWEQEARLAECERMLMGMDLAMWLNDGCAAVQAVVKCYGLLAPVIFHQITCDPVVQVLKKCLIVLEENSCLLKQKWTGNTSESLMHMIACISYYLSKALRVLREHQMAPVVMDRGRRLLQEVYDAQLEISRLSSQASKADHTAVKGEMKSLQLQALHLKTRKRITSETVPTPDNEISQPLTACEDPTILYDLISNSILKDAYQQVMKLRHKAYFAEFAALLLQRTMEDGHPDLVLKWGQSIFEFLTRRDGGVGLSTKRLEGNSQTLKGNEPPQQNKNYDTRKKLKHSMPQRVRTNREMQAVENLLTTMTFVVQRRKKLLQLRNMCCEERIWKSHLNYSMAQAHLALLYQCLDQLLGGALQHRYSQLNPLCFSLAFSGFLLWRSSQQQQSSKYAVTSETESSHSHLRDYQAAHKDRNKKEVVRVDDSVTEESCEEGEDPSQSVEEQNEVHRRTSVLLLESLNKAALHLRRAMVLAHRGSHWTILQYVCQTVWDHSCRIAVLIQSTAQLEPPCPITADQLHSTFTSLLVLATDLIMDMLNKLGVWSLYESDFTEEELESSLHFSARLDDNTHVDLHWVRTLMFHTLEYLHDSGRWESLAHFALVFNSYTRERYALIITPLLVHAQRRLLERISSFGGPAVPQPHHVKTQKATGNKVTYRSYAGSQLLSGWTPQSAQLLPTCKKAALGNSTPRERVDLKGAEIQHSMSLVCVPLDVEDTLSCYRQALERRPHCLQLFQHSRSLLLLLLAYTQPCFVAQFQRCQSRSLNRSASLVDFSPIIRLTPNIHPCDMTEEDYSTPSALYNLPISPDHKQTVIAAYSTSIKYLHANGYDSLRVLALHEMGNLQFYNGNTRGAHSYWSKAVDCALQCSGTVEKWDGMSFGGGSLQQTLKQAGIWGCLHAAGLTAKIAQYILTSDISQRTKCCLLSAHLFKCVLCCSLAHPQADLEYADHNIGEELLPGVNLFSEPHRVHLGTTVTSLNFICHWLFSTGYYITLLPILTLYLHFVGNVCRDVQRTVEGKILKIRALTEMCLFTEAVKESVQLTQGTGVLLPYGHYIAKDSLKPVKIFFSNKSLLDNAEAVEELVNCDFAPEVRMLYGSTLCLRFNLARIQLVLALSNTVDSPPAPDSVEGEMEAGITSYSVNLKHHEQNKLDTEGSCLEEPKVLTLDAEKEKLTPERLKFLLLEGASSLLHSTSQQLTNQSCEEIENLELTIEFNLLKAKMYLQQGNVALSSEMAVSSLVLLQTSPLIMRQSIPDSQKHASDSMLPNARTGFQQSTKSCNLSDFLYADCSRAVEASERIGISLWMRCCLTLVHSLAAHIPGSVPLFPGKNIVEEAARLLQEGLDECALRGDLDIQALLMVERAELEAQRGKTDDSIAMLQEAVSLLSGWTCMPPRSSLTLARATLLLSDLRGVQNINLLKLTQKLLEKQLHVFGQRVVLDDGKISFSPPGPSNIYLPYLNILHQVTLRTGHILDHSVVEMPASVQASQSPS, encoded by the exons ATGATCTGGAGcgtctctctttgtgtctctctgtgtcagggTGTGGAAGGTCAATCATTCAGGAGGGCAGAGGTGGAGCTTgctttgtttgtcagttttaaCAGCCTGCAGTCTTCACAGAGGAGCCGTGCTAGAGAAGACAACATGATTGAAG CAGGCAAACATAAGTGTTCACTCTCAATGAGTGATGAGTTCATCGGCCTGGTAGACACCTTACACAAGTCCATTTGCAGCTCTGTTCCT gatCTGCAACCAGACGTGGACCTGGTTTTGGATGTTGTGCTATTTCTATGGGGTAAAATAAAGGTGGCCATGCAGTGGGATCAGCTGCAAACTCTGGAGTTTACACATTACCTTGAGAAGGTAGATAATTGCAGCAAG TGGCTGTGGTGTCTGTATATGCTGTGTGAGGTGGCCTTTGCTTGTGACCTTGCAACTGTTGACTGCATAATGACAGCAGAGATGGTCCACACGTTGGCCATGCTGCTAGAGGGTGCAGCTGAACACTGTCATCAGACACAATATCCAG ACAGTGATGATGTGAAGccaatctctttctctcttctcgAG AGTTCATGtacagagctgctgcagaagTTGTGTGAGGTGGTGGAGCGGGCTCTTGAAGCTCTGGCGAAGGGTGTAGCCACACTGCTGCCCCAAGATTGCTCAGCAGTCACTGACACTGCCTTCATGCAG AAATTTAATCCTCCCCCTCTCCCAACACCCTCTGTATCTTCTCTGACATCACTGggagaggaaaatgaagaagatgaaTTGAGTAAGAAGGCAAAAGAAGAAGTGCACACTAAGGCAGAATCAGACATCAAAGGCTCTCAACACACTCAGTCCACACGTGTATACCTGCTTGCAATAGACCTTTATGTTGAACTCGACATCATCCACCACAGGGCTTCCCTCAAGTTACTGCAGCTAAATGAAG TCACAGAGTCTGAGCTCTTGGATCGAATAAAGAAGAACAAGGTGTCCAAAGCTCTTTTCCTGATGCAGAAAGCCTTGCTGGGGTTCAACAGCACGGAGCCAAATAACAGCAACAATCAAACCAAAAGTCTTCTGGAG GAGGCATCCACTCTGAtacagagagcaggagtggaggagagaaaactgCATTTCTCCATGTGTAAGACTCCTGCTGAAAGTAAAGACAAAGGGatgggggaggaagaagaaaacccTCCACCCGCACCTATCTTACTCTCACGCACTGCACACTCATTTACCTTTGCCCCAGCACCTTATAACTTGGAGGGACAG GTGTGTTGGTACCAACTCTGCGGCCGTGCAGCTGAGCACATTAACTGGAAAGTTCGCCTTGGAGACTGCAGCCTGCCAGGAACTGGAAATATG GTACCAGCAGTAtctgatgagtgtgtgttgagggtgGAAGGGCTGGAACCCAATCAAAAGTATGTGTTCGCACTAGCAGCCTACAACAGCCAGGGAAAGCTATTGGGCAACACCATTGGAGGGACAACATTCCCACTGCTGGCATCAATGCCTGTACCCCTGCTCTCCACGTGGGCTCACTTGGCACAG gTGGCATTTCAAACAAAGCAGTATGCCATAGCAAAGAAAGCCTGCAAAGAACTGCGGAGCCACTATACCTACCCTGGCCCTATGTCTCACAGTACACAGGAGAGACTTGCTAACATAGG GCTACGTGTCCAGACCCTGCAGCACTCCTCACCTCTCCTGTGTCAGTTGTTCCTCACTTCCATCTTCATTGAGACAGAAATTAACATTCAGCAGGGATCACTCTATTGTGACTCATTCAGTGACAGTGGGCCGTTTATCTGGGAACAG gaagCTAGACTGGCAGAGTGTGAGCGTATGCTGATGGGCATGGACCTGGCGATGTGGTTAAATGATGGTTGTGCTGCAGTGCAAGCTGTAGTGAAATGTTACGGTCTCTTGGCACCTGTGATTTTCCATCAGATCACTTGTGACCCTGTGGTACAG GTGCTGAAAAAGTGCTTGATAGTGTTGGAGGAGAATTCATGTCTACTGAAGCAAAAATGGACTGGAAACACCTCAGAGTCGTTAATGCACATGATAGCCTGCATCAGCTACTACCTGTCAAAG GCATTACGCGTGCTCAGGGAGCATCAGATGGCTCCTGTGGTGATGGACCGTGGTCGCAGGCTGCTTCAAGAGGTCTATGATGCCCAGCTGGAGATAAGCAGACTTTCCAGTCAGGCT TCTAAGGCAGATCACACTGCAGTCAAGggtgaaatgaaaagtcttCAGCTGCAGGCACTGCATTTAAAGACCAGGAAAAGAATCACATCTGAAACGGTTCCCACACCAGACAATG AAATTTCACAGCCACTTACTGCCTGCGAAGATCCAACCATTTTGTATGATCTGATCTCCAACAGCATATTAAAGGATGCCTATCAACAAG TGATGAAGCTCAGACACAAGGCATATTTTGCTGAATTTGCGGCACTGCTTCTCCAGAGAACCATGGAAGACGGCCACCCAGACCTGGTGTTAAAGTGGGGGCAAAGCATATTTGAATTTCTTACCAG GCGTGATGGGGGGGTGGGACTGTCCACAAAACGTTTGGAGGGAAACAGTCAGACTCTGAAAGGAAATGAACCACCACAG caGAACAAGAACTATGatacaagaaaaaaactaaagcaCAGCATGCCTCAGAGAGTGAGAACTAACAG aGAGATGCAAGCTGTGGAGAACCTGCTAACCACAATGACGTTTGTGGTACAACGGCGAAAGAAGCTGCTTCAGCTGAGAAACATGTGCTGTGAGGAGAGAATATGGAAGTCTCACCTCAACTACAGCATGGCTCAAGCCCATTTAGCACTGCTTTACCAGTGCTTGGACCAGCTGCTTGGAGGAGCCCTGCAGCACAG ATACAGCCAGTTAAATCCCTTATGTTTCTCTCTGGCCTTCTCTGGCTTCCTGTTGTGGAGGAGCtcacagcaacagcagtcaTCTAAATATGCAGTCACCTCAGAGACAGAATCCTCTCATTCCCATCTAAGGGATTATCAggctgcacacaaagacaggaacaaAAAGGAGG TGGTCAGAGTTGATGACTCTGTTACAGAGGAGAGCtgtgaggagggagaggacCCTTCTCAAAGTGTGGAAGAGCAGAATGAGGTGCACAGACGCACTTCTGTCTTATTGCTGGAGTCACTTAACAAAGCTGCTTTACATCTCCGAAGGGCCATG gTGTTGGCCCATCGTGGCAGCCACTGGACCATTCTGCAGTAtgtgtgtcagactgtgtgGGACCACAGCTGCAGAATCGCTGTCCTTATCCAGAGTACTGCTCAACTTGAACCTCCCTGTCCCATCACAGCAGACCAGCTGCACAGCACCTTCACCTCACTACTGGTGCTGGCTACTGACCTAATCATGGACATGCTGAACAAACTAGGG GTGTGGAGCCTGTATGAAAGTGACTTTACTGAGGAGGAGCTAGAGTCCAGTCTCCACTTTTCAGCCCGACTGGATGACAACACCCATGTGGACCTGCACTGGGTCCGCACCTTGATGTTTCACACTCTGGAGTACCTCCATGACAGTGGCAGATGGGAAAGCTTGGCCCACTTTGCCTTAGTTTTCAACTCATACACACG GGAACGTTATGCCTTGATCATAACTCCTCTACTAGTCCATGCGCAGAGGAGGTTGCTTGAAAGGATAAGTTCTTTTGGAGGACCTGCAGTTCCACAACCACACCATGTCAAGACGCAGAAGGCCACTGGCAACAAG GTGACTTACAGGAGCTATGCAGGCTCCCAGCTGCTCAGTGGGTGGACCCCTCAATCTGCACAGCTGCTGCCCACTTGTAAAAAAGCAGCACTAGGAAACTCCACTCCTAGAGAGAGAGTTGATCTTAAAG GTGCAGAGATACAACACTCCATGTCTCTTGTGTGCGTTCCTCTGGATGTGGAAGACACACTGAGCTGTTACCGTCAAGCTCTTGAGAGAAGACCACATTGTCTACAGCTCTTCCAGCATAGCCGttcattactgctgctgcttctggcATACACACAGCCCT GCTTTGTGGCACAGTTTCAGCGCTGTCAGAGCAGAAGTCTCAACCGTTCTGCAAGCCTGGTTGATTTCAGTCCCATTATTAGGCTGACTCCAAACATCCATCCTTGTGACATGACAGAGGAGGACTACAGTACCCCAAGTGCTCTCTACAACCTCCCCATCAGCCCTGACCATAAGCAGACCGTCATTGCTGCATATTCCACCTCTATTA AATATCTCCACGCCAATGGTTATGACTCCCTCAGAGTTCTGGCGCTGCATGAAATGGGAAACCTGCAGTTTTACAATGGAAACACACG ggGAGCACATTCATACTGGAGTAAAGCTGTAGATTGTGCCTTACAATGCTCAGGGACGGTAGAGAAATGGGATGGTATGTCCTTTGGGGGTGGCTCACTGCAACAGACCCTGAAACAAGCTGGCATTTGGGGATGTCTGCATGCTGCTGGGCTCACTGCTAAGATTGCACA GTATATCTTAACTTCTGATATCAGCCAACGGACCAAGTGCTGTCTCCTGTCTGCTCACCTCTTTAAG tgtgtgctgtgttgctCCCTGGCTCATCCCCAGGCCGACCTGGAGTATGCTGATCACAACATCGGAGAAGAACTGCTCCCTGGGGTTAACCTTTTCTCTGAGCCGCACAGGGTTCACCTCGGCACAACTGTAACCAGCCTTAATTTCATCTGCCATTGGCTTTTTTCCACAGGCTACTACATCACG CTACTGCCCATACTAACCCTTTACCTACATTTTGTGGGGAATGTGTGCAGAGATGTGCAGCGCACTGTTGAGGGCAAAATACTTAAG ATACGTGCCCTTACTGAAATGTGTCTGTTCACTGAAGCTGTAAAGGAATCAGTTCAGCTCACCCAAGGAACAGGGGTCCTTTTGCCTTATGGACACTACATTGCCAAAGACAGCCTAAaa CCTGTGAAGATATTCTTCAGCAACAAGTCTCTCCTGGACAATGCTGAG GCTGTGGAAGAACTTGTGAACTGTGACTTTGCTCCAGAGGTTCGCATGCTGTATGGATCCACGTTGTGCCTCCGATTCAACCTTGCTCGTATTCAACTAGTCTTGGCACTCAGTAACACCGTGGACAGCCCTCCTGCACCAG ATTCTGTTGAAGGTGAGATGGAAGCTGGCATAACAAGTTATTCGGTGAACTTAAAACatcatgaacaaaacaaactggacACTGAGGGCTCCTGTCTAGAAGAGCCAAAAGTGCTGACTCTTGatgcagagaaggagaagcttACTCCAGAAAGGTTGAAG TTTCTTTTGCTAGAAGGAGCTTCCTCCTTGTTGCACTCCACTTCACAGCAACTCACAAATCAGTCGTGTGAGGAAATAGAGAACCTGGAACTGACAATAGAGTTCAATCTACTGAAGGCCAAAATGTACTTGCAGCAAGGAAATGTTGCACTTAG TTCTGAGATGGCAGTTTCTTCCTTGGTGCTACTGCAGACATCTCCTTTAATCATGAGACAATCCATACCCGACTCTCAGAAACATGCATCTGATTCCATGCTCCCAAATGCCAGGACTGGATTTCAACAG AGTACTAAAAGTTGCAACCTGTCAGACTTCCTGTATGCAGACTGCTCCAGAGCAGTTGAGGCCAGTGAACGAATTGGAATTTCTTTGTGGATGCGTTGCTGCCTGACTCTGGTCCATAGTCTGGCTGCTCACATCCCTGGATCTGTTCCCCTTTTCCCAG GTAAGAACATTGTAGAAGAGGCAGCTCGGTTGTTACAAGAAGGTCTTGATGAATGTGCTCTGCGGGGAGACCTCGACATTCAAGCCCTGTTAATGGTTGAAAGAGCAGAATTAGAAGCACAAAGAGGCAAAACTGATGACAGCATTGCAATGCTACAG GAAGCTGTGAGTCTGCTGTCAGGATGGACATGCATGCCACCACGGTCTAGTCTGACTCTGGCTCGGGCCACTTTGTTACTCAGTGACCTGCGAGGAGTGCAAAACATTAATCTTCTAAAACTGACACAAAAGCTCCTTGAAAAgcag CTGCATGTCTTTGGTCAGAGAGTGGTACTGGATGATGGAAAAATAAGTTTCTCTCCTCCAGGACCCAGCAATATTTACCTCCCTTACCTCAACATACTCCACCAGGTCACTTTACGAactg GTCACATCCTGGATCACAGTGTCGTGGAAATGCCAGCCTCAGTCCAGGCATCACAGTCCCCTTCCTGA